The Cydia splendana chromosome Z, ilCydSple1.2, whole genome shotgun sequence genome window below encodes:
- the LOC134804530 gene encoding insulin-like growth factor 2 mRNA-binding protein 1 isoform X3, which produces MAFRMARNRSRSSKVLISGLPLHIRFDNIDALLSQYGNVQHCDKANSRDANTQAVFITFETSEQAQQAINGLNGYELEGSRMKVEAAEQNARGGRRGRPGGGRGGGGASGGGSRPTDFPLRLLVQSDMVGAIIGRQGSTIRLITQQSRARVDVHRKDNVGSLEKAITIYGNPENCTNACKRILEVMQQEANNTNKGEISLKILAHNNLIGRIIGKGGTTIKRIMQETDTKITVSSINDINSFNLERIITVKGTIENMAKAESQISAKLRQSYENDLQVLAPQSIMFPGLHPMAMMSTGRGGFCGATPPFPPPIYAPMAGQGGAQQGAGDSQETTYLYIPNNAVGAIIGTKGSHIRNIIRFSNASVKIAPLEQDKQVEGQNNAQPERKVTIVGSPEAQWKAQYLIFEKMREEGFMSGSDDVRLTVEIVVASSQVGRIIGKGGQNVRELQRVTGSLIKLPEQPQQQGQPPQDHDTTVHIVGPFYSVQSAQRRIRAMVAQASAPGRHRRAAQPPPAQQ; this is translated from the exons CCGATCATCCAAGGTCCTCATCAGTGGTCTACCGCTGCACATTCGTTTCGACAACATCGACGCCCTGCTCTCGCAGTACGGCAACGTGCAACATTGCGACAAAGCCAACTCGCGCGATGCCAACACCCAAGCGGTGTTTATCACCTTCGAGACCTCGGAGCAAGCGCAACA GGCCATCAACGGTTTGAACGGTTACGAGTTGGAAGGAAGTCGTATGAAAGTGGAGGCGGCAGAGCAAAATGCGCGAGGTGGACGACGCGGGCGTCCGGGTGGcggccgcggcggcggcggcgctagCGGCGGCGGCTCACGGCCCACGGACTTCCCGCTGCGACTGCTGGTGCAGAGCGACATGGTGGGCGCCATCATCGGCCGCCAGGGTAGCACTATCCGGCTCATCACGCAGCAGAGCCGCGCTCGCGTCGACGTGCACCGCAAGGACAATGTCGGCTCCCTCGAGAAGGCCATCACCATCTATGGCAACCCTGAAAACTGCACTAATGCATGCAAGAGAATACTTGAGGTCATGCAGCAGGAGGCCAACAACACAAATAAGGG GGAAATATCGCTGAAAATCCTAGCGCATAATAATTTAATTGGGCGCATTATAGGAAAAGGCGGCACTACAATCAAGAGAATCATGCAGGAAACCGACACAAAGATCACGGTGTCCTCTATCAATGACATCAACAGTTTCAACCTCGAACGTATCATAACTGTGAAGGGAACCATTGAAAATATGGCAAAGGCGGAGTCACAAATTTCAGCAAAGTTGCGCCAGAGCTATGAAAATGATTTGCAG GTGCTGGCGCCTCAAAGCATAATGTTCCCGGGTCTACACCCCATGGCGATGATGTCGACCGGGCGCGGCGGCTTCTGCGGCGCCACGCCGCCGTTCCCGCCGCCCATCTACGCTCCCATGGCTGGCCAGGGCGGCGCGCAGCAGGGGGCTGGTGACTCGCAG GAGACCACGTACCTGTACATCCCTAACAACGCGGTGGGTGCCATAATCGGCACGAAGGGCTCTCACATTCGCAACATCATCCGGTTCAGCAACGCGTCCGTGAAGATCGCGCCCCTGGAGCAGGACAAGCAGGTGGAGGGCCAGAACAACGCGCAGCCCGAGCGCAAGGTCACCATCGTCGGCAGCCCGGAGGCTCAGTGGAAG GCTCAATACCTTATCTTTGAGAAAATGCGGGAGGAAGGGTTCATGTCGGGGTCAGACGACGTGCGGTTGACCGTGGAGATCGTGGTGGCGTCGTCGCAGGTGGGGCGCATCATCGGCAAGGGCGGGCAGAACGTGCGCGAGCTGCAGCGCGTCACCGGCTCGCTCATCAAGTTGCCCGAACAGCCGCAGCAGCAGGGCCAGCCGCCGCAGGACCACGACACCACCGTGCACATTGTCGGCCCCTTCTACAGCGTCCAG